In Gimesia panareensis, the genomic window ACCTGCTGTCAGACAGGTCAGCAGGATCAGCAGTCCCAGAGCACGGGCTGTTTGATATTGAGAATGGATTACGTTTCGCATTAGAACTCACCTAAGATTTCGTTGCCATTGATGGTCTGAATACCTCTCAGCAGATTGATGTCGATGTTCTCACTGAGAAAACGGACGGCTCCATCTGCCAGGAGAGCATGACAACCGCCCACGTGTTCGCTACCGGGTGAGCCCCAGACAGCCACGGGATTTGTAGAACTGGTCGGGTGATTGATCTTCCGGTAGGGAGCAGCAATCACGGCGCCGGTGGTGACGTAGGCTGCCACGAAAGGACCACGGATCGAAGAGTCTTTCTCCATCGGAGTCTCCATGAACAGCATGGAATTGCTCGTACCATCTTTGAAGTCACGAATGCGGGCCGCGCCATTGCGACCGAAGGCCGTTTTGACTCCCGTCATGGCGCCGTACGTGGTCGTTGAGTCATAGCTGAGATAGATGACACTGTAGCTCGTGCGATAATCTTTGGTCGTCGCATAGGCTGTGTTCGAGCTGTAAGTGTACGGTCCGGGATTGTAGGAATCGGAGGGACACTGGAAGACCGCGATCGGGTGCGATGTTGCCGCAGTCTGAATGCCCTGTGAAGGACCGGTACAGGCACCGTTACCATCAGCAGCACCGGTCGCCATCGAAAAATTAATCTGGTTGTACATCGTGGTCTGTTCGATGTAGGGCAGGAGATAGAGATAGGCGGTGTGATTTCTCGTCTCCCGACTTCCCAGCCAGGAGCAGCTGTAGCCACCCCCGTTGACGTCCCCCGGCGGAAGGATCCGGTGTGAATCGTGATAGTTGTGTAATGCCAGACCCAGCTGCTTGAGGTTGTTCTTGCAGGTCGACCGGCGGGCTGCTTCCCGTGCCTGTTGAACCGCGGGTAACAGCAACGCGATCAGAATCGCGATGATTGCGATTACGACCAGCAATTCGATCAGCGTGAATCCCTGTCTGGTGCGCATCTTGAACTTAAGTGCCATCGTTCAGAATTCCTTCTTAGAAAATAAGAAAAGATTAGAGGTAGTTTCAAAACCCAAAACTACGTGAACAGTTTGGTATAGTATTTGTACGAGTACCTCCCTCGAAAGGAGGTCTCATTATGACCATGACCCGCGTGTCACGACCTGCCACAGGTCGCAACATTACCGGGTCCAGGACGGAACCAAAACCACAACTCTCGGACGAGCAATGGCTTCTGATCAAAGATCTGTTTCCAGAACCACCGGTAAACGCAGCCGGAGGGCGGCCCAGAGTGGCTCCCCGCGAGTGCCTCGAAGGAATCCTTTGGGTATTAAGGACCGGTGCCCGATGGAAAGATTTACCAACATTTTTACCATCTCCCAGCACCTGCTGGCGGCGTTTCAAGGAATGGACCGAAGACGGTGTCTTCCTGGAAGCGTGGCAGCGATTGCTCGAACACTTAGACCGCCGGAAGCTGGTTGTCTGGTCGGAAGCATTCGGGGATGGCACATTCTGCCCCGCAAAAAAAGGGGCGCCGATGTCGGAAAGACAAAACGGGGAAAGGGAACCAAGCTTATGCTGCTGGTCGACGGAAACGGGCTCCCTCTCGCTTTGGATCGTGCCAGTGCCTCTCCGGCAGAGGTGAAGCTGATTGAATCCCTGCTGGACCAGCGAGTTTTGCCACGCGACCCCGATCGCCTGATTTATGATCGTGCGGCCGACAGCGATCCCCTGCGCACAGAGCTGGCGGAACGGCAGATAGAGCTGATCTGTCCGCATCGCAAGAACCGTGTGAAACCAGCGACGCAAGACGGGCGTGCTCTGCGGCGATATCGACGCCGCTGGAAAGTCGAACGCACCATCAGCTGGCTGTTCAACTTTCGTCGTCTGGTAATACGATATGAACGATACAGTCATTTGTTTTTAGGATTCGCACAACTCGCGTGCGTGTTCACCTTACTTAATAAGTTATGAAACCACTTCTAGTAAGAAATTAAAAAGAAATTTAAGCGCATTAATTATTCTAGGCTTGGATTAGTCGTGATCGCAAGCTGTTTCTGCCGTAAATTCATGATGGATAAGCGATTTCTTATCGATGGATGGGACAGGTAGTGTGCTTGCTCTGCTCGTTTTGGAGATAAAGGAGGCGTTTGCCTGACGCTGAATGCAGCCAACGCAGTTACCCGAAAGAGAGATCAGGTATTTGACTCAAGCCAGGAAGGAATGCAGTGTTAACTGCTGACTGAGCAGTCAGTTACTGGGACTGCTGGCTGAGTGTCCGCTCGTCGAGGGCTTTCTGCAGTGCCATCGAATAGGCCTGGTACTCGCGGTCGAGCTCCTGATAAGAGAGTCCCGTCAGCTCGGCGAGGGTCTGTGCGTTGTTGCGGATGCGGGAATCGTCGCTGTAGAGCTCTGTCATCTGTTTGATAAAGGCATCCCGGTATTCACCCCGGTGTGCGTGCATGAAGAAGTGAGAGAGTCCTGACGCCTGACTGTAGTTGGGGCTGATGTTCGGGCTGGACTGGAAGGCCGTTCGTCCCATGGCGGCAAATTTTTCCAGGGGCACGTAATACTGATTTTCCAGGAGCCGATAACGGGCGGCATTAAAGCGGATGTGATGGGGATTCCCGGCCCGGAACTTGTTGCCATGCTTCTCGAATGATTCCATGTAGCAGGCGATACCTTCGATGGCCCAGAAGTGATTCTTCTCCCCCACCTGCCGGTTTCCGCGGTAGAAGCCGGTTTCGTAAAACAGCTGGTGTGTTGCTTCATGATACAGCGTTCCCAGATCCCCTTCCGCATCGGGGCGATGATAGAAGTGGGAGATCCGGTCACCAAACAGGTAGATGCCGTGCGTCAGGCCGATCTGGGGAATCTCTTTCTGCAGCCGCTGAATGTATTCCTCGCGGGTACTGTAATAGTGCATCACGTGCTGCTGGTTATTATTGCGGCGGCGGAACGGATTGCGGGCGCCTTCAAACAGCTTCTGCAACTGTTCGGGGGTGTTGAAAAAGCCGGCGAACGTCTGATGGAAATAGCGGTAAAAATCTTCCATTTCTGTCGCCAGTTTCACGCCCATTTCCAGACTGTGATTGGTTTTGATCTCGAAGTGTTCGGTTTTAATTTCCCACGCGTTGCGGAAATCCCGTCTGATTTCTGCTTCCTGTGCTGCCGACATCCACCGCCCGTTGACATAGCGTTCCCCCCGTTCATAGCGGTCGATGTGAGAGGCGGGCAGCCAGCCAAACTTCGGATGCCATTTCTGTTTCCGTTTCTGCATCTCCCTTTCGAAGGGCGTCATCCATTCCGCACCGTTGCGGACATACCCCAGGATCTGTCTGACCGAGCGGTGATCAGGATCGTGGTAGGCGGTTTCCAGAATCAGTTCATAGGCAAAACTGGGAAAGCCGGCATGCAGCACTTTGCGCGAAAAGAGAAACAGATCGTTGGCCTGCTCTTTCCGCAGGATTTTCAATTTCAGCCGCCAGATCCGTTCCGCCTGGGGCAGGCTGACGGAAAGCTCCGGCTGAACATCCCGTGGCAGCGTATAGGAATGCGGATCGAACTCATTTAACTCTTTGAGCAGAGCTGCGATTTCCTGAGCTCCTTCACTCTGCTGATTCTGCTGACAATATTCGGCCAGTTGTTTCAGTTTCTCCTGAAACTGATCCTGCAGACCCTGGTACTGTTTCTTATAGATTTCCAGTGCCCGCGGATTTTGCGCCAGTCCCGCGCGGGGAGAAAATAGAATCAAAGCAGAGAAGATCAACAGACAGAGACCTGTTTTGCGAACAGTCTGCTGAATGACACGGGAGGCAATCCCTGGATGTTCTGGAGCAGATTGTTGATTCGGAACAGGCATATGATTCGATTTTCCTAACAGGACAGGCAGACAGGCTCGATTACTACGATTTTAGGCGAGAAAGGCAGAGGAAAAAAGGAATTATTCGGCAAATTAGCCGTCAGACCGGTTACGGAAGTCCCTGTATACCGGTTACGCCGTGCAACGTAACACGATCATAGGAGGGCGCGAATTCAATCTGCTGGGCTTCACTGGGCGTCGTGGACGTCTTGCCGGTGCGTGAATAGCGGCGGATGGTGGCTTTTCGATTGCCGAACGAACGCATCATATACAGGTCTTTCGACTGGTCATAACTGATCGTATCCGCCCGGGCGATAAACGACTGGTTCGACGGTGCCTTCTTGTTTTTGACGAGGGCGTTCCCTTCGAGTTCCGCGTTCCCTTTGGCCAGCATCGAGATGTATTTCTTTTTCTGTCCTTCAATTTCATGTTGAATCAGTTTCAGGCTGTTACTCCGCATCCAGCCTGCATTGGGTGGCAACTGGTCCGGATTGATGGTATCCAACGGTCGCTTGACGCCTCCATAGGTGATCTGCACACGATCGTCGAAGGTGGTACTCCGCTGGGAGACGTTGCCGGTCATTTTGCCGTTAAAGTCGATGCGGGTGTAATTCCAGTTGTCGGTGTCTGTTTTCTGTGGCTGGTTGGCCTGGGAGACCCGGGATTCTGCATGGGACTTCTGGGGATTTTCCCTTCGCCAGAGAATCAGCCAGCCCGGGCCGCGGGCTTCGGCATTTCCGGTTTTCTGATCGACGTTCATCTGCCAGAAGCTGGCGCGGCGGATTCCGATCAGCCGGTTTTCCAGGTATTCGTTGCTCTCCACTTCCACGCCGTCGCGGCAGGTAATGAAGTGCACCGTAGGCTTCTGATCTTTGGACTGTTTTTCGGTGAACGAGACCCGGTCCGAGAGGACTACTTCCATTTCCTGGCAGCGTAGCCGATTGTCGCCCATGTTGGTGCGGACCTTGCCGAAGAAGTTGGCCGTGAGCCCGTCGAAGACCATTTCCTGTTCCCAGTGAATTTCGAGCAGGTTGTCCTGGTCGTTGGTCTGTTCCTCAGGTTTGCCGACCAGGCCGCGTTCCTGGGTGATCCCCTCCGCGCCGGAGAGCAGGCCGGCGGCTGATTTCTTACCCCCGCGCACGGGAAGCAGCAGCAGCCCTTTGCCCTGGACTTCGGCCCGATTCGCCAGGCGGTAGAGATAAATGTCATCCCCTTCGATCTGGGAGCCTCCCCCATTGATTTTGGCAGGGCTGCCCATCACGTGCAGGATCTGATCGTTCGTGCCTTTGTTCTGAATGTGTAACTGATTCCCCGTGATGTGCATCGGCTGCTGCTGTGCTTCGTGCAACTGTTCGACCGAAACATTTCCCTCCGTCCAGACTTCAGAGACTTCCGCTTTCCCTGTTTCGTCCTTCGACATGCGGAGCTTGATCAGATCGGCGACGACCATGACCGGTTCGGGTTCCTTTTCCGCAGAGAGCAGTACCCGCCCTTCCCGGGAATTGGTCGCTGAATCTTCAACGGCAAACGCGGCCTGCTTCACAGAGGATTTCTGCGGTGCGACCGAGTCACCAACGGGGGAATTCGGGGCCGACTCAGGAGCGGTGACTTCAGCGAACCAGACTTCCAGCCGTTGCGTCTTGCCCCTGAGTTGCGGGCTGTAGATGGCCACGTTCCGGGTGGCTACCATTTTATGCGGATCGATTTTGTGCGCAGTCTTCTCGGCGGATTGTTGCTGGTGCTGAGTCAGCAGTTCTTTCTGTTTCAGCGATCCCAGATCGCCTTTGAGCCAGAGACGAATCTGCTGGGCGGCCAGCGCAAATTTTTCAGCGGGCTGTTTCACATAGCATTGCTGTTCCAGTTCCACCAGATCCAGTTGCGTTTCCGGATCGCGCGATTTTTTCATCAGCTTCGCCCAGTGGGCAGCGATCGTTAATTGACCGGTGGCGGGATCCACGTAGTCAACCTTGCCGGCACCTTCGCAGAGGACTGTTTCCACCCGGCCCTCTTCATCCTGGTGGATCGTGATCCGGGGGCACTTGAGTAGAGAGAGCTGCTGATAAATTTCGACGGAGCGTTCGTCGGAGAGCACGATGGTTTTAGTGGCTTCATTATAAGAGAGACGCGTCATTCGTCCCGAAAACTGATTCTCCTGGGAGACCAGTGTGACATTTTCTCCCGTGGCCACCAGTTCCTGGAATTGCAGCTTGCCACTCCCATGGCCGGGTTTCTCGTCGTCGGCTGACTGCTGATCAGCAGGATCCACTTTCCGCACAAACTGTAACTGCAGCTGATCGCAGTCCAGGGTGTCGGCGTGTTGGGGACTGGTGGGATGATAGACTCGCACATCTTTGTGAAAGGTGCCCTGATTGGTTTCCAGGTTGAAAGTGAAACTGCCGGCACTTTTCACTTTTGCAAATCGCGCATGCTCTCTGGAGCCGGTCTGTTTCTCTTTCTTCAAAGCCAGTTCCATGTAGACATCGCGACGCAGGACGATTTCGCGAATCCCTTCGGCGGCCGGTTTGAGTGCTTTGGGTTTTTCCGTTGACGGAATCAACTTCATTTCAATGCCCCGCGCGCGGCCGCGATGCTCCTCGTAGGCGAACCGCACCTCACTGTCGCTCCAGATATTCATCGACGATTCATCGTAGAAGAAGTTCCGCCCGTAAATGATCAGCCCGTTGGGTCCTGTAATTTTTACAAAACCTTCCAGGGACCCCGCGATCATCCGTCCCGGGTCGGTCTGTTTGATGCCGAACGGCTGTTCGAAGCGAATCAGTGCCTCTTCACTCATCAAGGCGAACGGTTTTTCCG contains:
- a CDS encoding DUF1559 domain-containing protein encodes the protein MALKFKMRTRQGFTLIELLVVIAIIAILIALLLPAVQQAREAARRSTCKNNLKQLGLALHNYHDSHRILPPGDVNGGGYSCSWLGSRETRNHTAYLYLLPYIEQTTMYNQINFSMATGAADGNGACTGPSQGIQTAATSHPIAVFQCPSDSYNPGPYTYSSNTAYATTKDYRTSYSVIYLSYDSTTTYGAMTGVKTAFGRNGAARIRDFKDGTSNSMLFMETPMEKDSSIRGPFVAAYVTTGAVIAAPYRKINHPTSSTNPVAVWGSPGSEHVGGCHALLADGAVRFLSENIDINLLRGIQTINGNEILGEF
- a CDS encoding IS5 family transposase (programmed frameshift), whose amino-acid sequence is MTRVSRPATGRNITGSRTEPKPQLSDEQWLLIKDLFPEPPVNAAGGRPRVAPRECLEGILWVLRTGARWKDLPTFLPSPSTCWRRFKEWTEDGVFLEAWQRLLEHLDRRKLVVWSEAFGDGTFCPAKKGAPDVGKTKRGKGTKLMLLVDGNGLPLALDRASASPAEVKLIESLLDQRVLPRDPDRLIYDRAADSDPLRTELAERQIELICPHRKNRVKPATQDGRALRRYRRRWKVERTISWLFNFRRLVIRYERYSHLFLGFAQLACVFTLLNKL
- a CDS encoding DUF1570 domain-containing protein → MPVPNQQSAPEHPGIASRVIQQTVRKTGLCLLIFSALILFSPRAGLAQNPRALEIYKKQYQGLQDQFQEKLKQLAEYCQQNQQSEGAQEIAALLKELNEFDPHSYTLPRDVQPELSVSLPQAERIWRLKLKILRKEQANDLFLFSRKVLHAGFPSFAYELILETAYHDPDHRSVRQILGYVRNGAEWMTPFEREMQKRKQKWHPKFGWLPASHIDRYERGERYVNGRWMSAAQEAEIRRDFRNAWEIKTEHFEIKTNHSLEMGVKLATEMEDFYRYFHQTFAGFFNTPEQLQKLFEGARNPFRRRNNNQQHVMHYYSTREEYIQRLQKEIPQIGLTHGIYLFGDRISHFYHRPDAEGDLGTLYHEATHQLFYETGFYRGNRQVGEKNHFWAIEGIACYMESFEKHGNKFRAGNPHHIRFNAARYRLLENQYYVPLEKFAAMGRTAFQSSPNISPNYSQASGLSHFFMHAHRGEYRDAFIKQMTELYSDDSRIRNNAQTLAELTGLSYQELDREYQAYSMALQKALDERTLSQQSQ